The nucleotide sequence CTCGATTTTTAAATGTTCGGCGGCTTGTTTAAGCTGAGGACTGGCAAATTTACTGGACGCTAAGCTTTTTATAAATAAAGTCAAGTTAGAAAGGATCAAAACTAAAGTAACTGAAGTAACAATCAGTAAAAAATCGTGATCTTTCATGGATTTTAAAAATTAAAGTAAATAAAAGGTGGAACCGTGTTTGGACCTAGCATTAGAATAGAATATACAAGCAGGGAAACTAAAACAACTTGAAAGAGTAAGCTTCTAACTGAAAGTACGGTTAAAAATAGCTTATTTAACTGATTTCCGTAAAAGTTGATTAGGGCAACAATTGCAATAGCTAAATATAACTGCCAAAAATTAAATTGAAAGGTGTTAACTTCTGAGTGAAGAATGCTAGATAGAAAAATCATAGCGCTTTCAGAACTGCTACTATTAAAAAATACCCAGCTATAGGTGATAAAGCAAAATGTGATAACCCAGTAAAAAAATGGAGCAAGTGAAGAAAGAAAAGGAATTTTAGTAAAGCAAACAAATTTTGACAAATCTTGCCACAGATGATTCACAATTAATCCTAAGCCATGAATCGCCCCCCAAACAATAAAATTTAAACCGGCACCATGCCAAAACCCACCGATTAGCATTGTCAACAACAAATTTATATATTTACTAAACTTACCATTTTTGTTACCTCCTAAAGGAATATAGACATAATCTCTCAACCATTCAGAAAGACTGATATGCCATCTTCTCCAAAATTCTTGCAGGCTTAAAGCGCGGTAAGGCATATTAAAGTTTGGGATAGGTTTAAACCCCAGCAAACAGGAAATTCCATTTGCTAAATCTGAATAGCCGCTAAAATCTACATAAATTAAGCAAGAATAGGAAATTGCTGCCAAGATCAGATCGATGCTGGAATATTGCTGAGGCGAGAGGAAAGGAAGTTGAGTAAAATTAAATAAAAAACTAGATAAAGTGTATTTCTTAAATAATCCTGATAAAATTAAAGTCATAGCCTCTTCAATTTGATAATCATATTTATCAGAAGCATTAAGTTGAAGATAAAAATCTTTTGCTCTGGCAATTGGGCCTGAAGCAATTTGAGGAAAATAGGTAATATAAACGGCATAGTCGATAAAACTAGGGCAATCAATTTTTTGATTGTAGCAATCTGTTAAATGGGATATTATTCTAAAAGTATAGAATGAGACGCCAACGGGAGCGATTATTTGTAATAATTGTAAATTTGATTGAATATGAAGGGTATTTAAAAGATTGAACAAAGTGTCTGTAAAGAAATTGTAGTATTTAAAAATTCCTAAAAATCCAACATTAAAAGTCAAGCCCATTATTAAAAATATCTGTTTGTCGTTAGTTACAAATAGAGTTTGAATAAGCAAATAATTAACTATTGTAGTCGTCACTAGCAACGCTAAAAAAGAAAAATCCCAAAATGAATAAAAGATTAGATTTGTTACAAGTAAAAATATTTTATACGCAACAACTTGTCTTTTTAAGAAAATTGCAATTATAAAAGTTATAAAGAAAAATACTAAAAATTGGTAAGTTGTAAATAACATAACTTCAAGCGATTGCTCGTTTTAAGCAAAGTAACTTTTAGGAATTAATAATTGATGCAACTCTATTCTTAAATAGGGTTGATGCTATAGGTTGCAAGAATTAATATGCAGAATGAACCCTGAATGCACCAGTGGTAAGACGAGTCTAGCAAACTATAGCAAGAATACAAGAATACCCGCAAACTCGATAGCGGTTTTTAGTAGGGGGATAAGGATCGTAATTGCTCAGATTAAGGTTTCAGCGGCAAAACCGGCATTATCTAATTTCATCCCATTGCAACCGCTACAGTCAGTGCTCAACTGGCAACTAATTACCTTGAAAGTGCGTATTTAGATCCGTCATAGCACCAGGTTGCCACAGCATCAGGTGGAACCGGAAAATTGAGGCAAGGCAGTCCATTTTGTACCTGGTTAGATGCTGTGATATTAGATTCCGTTAGATAGACTCCCAAGACTCGCTGAAAAGTTTGGCCGGCAGGAATATACCCCACATGAAGGCATCCTGTCGCACCACAAAGATTCGCACTTTTGAATTCAATAAGATAGAGTGGTACTTGTTGACCCGGTTGGCGCACCGTTTCGATGGTAGTTTTATCAGGTTCAACCTCACCGGAAGCATTTTCAGAAATGGCTTGTTCGATTAAACCGTCAGGTATACCTTGTTCATCTTGCCACTGTGCTGTTGTGTAGGACTGTAGGCTAAACAAAAACAGTGATGATAAGGATACCACACCTAAAAGCCGTTTTGTTATTAACATATTCCCTCAATTTTCTTTCAGGGTTATCTATGGCAATTATTTTAAACGGCAAATGCGTGTTTAGTGGGAGCCGGCTTTTAAGAAAGTTTAAATAAAGTTAAAGATCGAGGGGGATTTGATACCGGCTCTTTATTCTCTCCAGTTTAACTCAGGTAACTCCCTATCTAGCGTCCTGCCGGCTTTGTCGTACCCTAACCCAAGTCACTTTTGATCTGTAACATTATAAATCTTTGACTTTGCCCTGTGTCTGTTGAGGCTTTAAAGTTTTAATAAATCTTATAAAAATTACCAAATTTATCATGTTTAATTGAGGTGAGACGCAGAGAGCGTAATACCAGAGCGCCTAAACCCAGGTAAGCGATTTCGCTGCCGGTGTAACACTAAAGGAGAAGAAATGCTTAAGAATATCTCAAAACTTGATAGCCGTCGGATAGCTGTACTCACAAAACAGATAAT is from Microcoleus sp. FACHB-672 and encodes:
- a CDS encoding MBOAT family O-acyltransferase, whose amino-acid sequence is MLFTTYQFLVFFFITFIIAIFLKRQVVAYKIFLLVTNLIFYSFWDFSFLALLVTTTIVNYLLIQTLFVTNDKQIFLIMGLTFNVGFLGIFKYYNFFTDTLFNLLNTLHIQSNLQLLQIIAPVGVSFYTFRIISHLTDCYNQKIDCPSFIDYAVYITYFPQIASGPIARAKDFYLQLNASDKYDYQIEEAMTLILSGLFKKYTLSSFLFNFTQLPFLSPQQYSSIDLILAAISYSCLIYVDFSGYSDLANGISCLLGFKPIPNFNMPYRALSLQEFWRRWHISLSEWLRDYVYIPLGGNKNGKFSKYINLLLTMLIGGFWHGAGLNFIVWGAIHGLGLIVNHLWQDLSKFVCFTKIPFLSSLAPFFYWVITFCFITYSWVFFNSSSSESAMIFLSSILHSEVNTFQFNFWQLYLAIAIVALINFYGNQLNKLFLTVLSVRSLLFQVVLVSLLVYSILMLGPNTVPPFIYFNF